In Pseudomonas deceptionensis, a single window of DNA contains:
- a CDS encoding GMC family oxidoreductase, with translation MSDQLSADIVIIGSGICGAMAATHLLKQGASVLILEAGGPIERGRVVAAFRNSTRKSDWMSPYTCSEWAPHPVYKPTDNGYLIQGGPYPYPAEYIRGVGGTTWHWAAQAWRLVPGDMRIKTLYNLGVDWPMTYEELDPFYQAAEEIWGVSGADNTGSPRSQPFPMEPVTEPYAMRRIRERLAPTYAVVGNTTARNSRAYDGRPACCGNNSCQPICPIDAQYHGGIAIKTAVDAGATLHINAVVYRIEHDDKGRIVAVHYYDPDKQSHRVTGKTFILAANGIESPKLLLMSASEKYPNGLANSSGMVGRNLMDHPSTSLTFDAEEELWLGRGPQSPSSINTMRDGQFRSQHAPYRLDFTNISRVNGATDALIANGVYGTEFEKQLRHRAAFEMSLKDVLEVLPNPENRISLSDQKDKLGLPKPKVNYAIDEYTRKGAVQSHKDFARIAELMGGTNLRYSAEGSFANNQHITGTMSMGTDPKTSVCDSYGRTHDHDNLFICSTGVMPTSATMNSTLTAAALTLRTAQHILPDRIIATQQGRG, from the coding sequence ATGTCTGATCAACTGTCTGCAGACATCGTCATTATCGGCTCGGGGATCTGCGGCGCCATGGCCGCCACCCACCTGCTCAAGCAAGGCGCTTCGGTGCTGATCCTGGAAGCCGGCGGCCCCATCGAGCGCGGCCGTGTGGTCGCAGCCTTTCGCAATTCGACGCGCAAAAGCGACTGGATGTCGCCCTACACCTGCAGTGAATGGGCCCCGCACCCGGTATACAAACCGACAGACAACGGCTACCTGATCCAGGGCGGCCCCTACCCCTACCCTGCTGAATATATCCGTGGCGTGGGCGGTACCACCTGGCACTGGGCAGCCCAGGCCTGGCGTCTGGTGCCAGGCGACATGCGCATCAAGACCCTCTACAACCTGGGCGTCGACTGGCCCATGACCTACGAAGAACTCGATCCGTTCTACCAGGCGGCGGAAGAGATCTGGGGCGTGTCCGGAGCCGACAACACCGGCTCCCCCCGCAGCCAGCCGTTTCCGATGGAGCCTGTAACCGAACCCTACGCCATGCGCCGGATCCGCGAGCGCCTTGCCCCCACTTACGCGGTGGTGGGCAACACCACGGCCCGTAACAGTCGCGCCTACGACGGTCGCCCGGCCTGTTGCGGCAACAACAGCTGCCAGCCGATCTGCCCGATCGACGCGCAATACCATGGCGGCATTGCGATCAAGACGGCCGTGGACGCAGGCGCAACACTGCATATCAACGCCGTGGTGTATCGCATAGAACACGACGACAAAGGCCGTATCGTTGCGGTGCACTACTACGACCCCGACAAGCAATCGCACCGCGTCACTGGCAAGACCTTCATCCTCGCCGCCAACGGCATTGAAAGCCCGAAACTGCTGCTGATGTCGGCCAGCGAAAAATACCCCAACGGCCTGGCCAACAGCTCCGGCATGGTGGGCCGCAACCTGATGGATCACCCGAGCACCTCACTCACCTTCGATGCCGAAGAAGAGCTGTGGCTCGGACGCGGCCCGCAAAGCCCAAGCTCGATCAACACCATGCGCGACGGCCAGTTCCGCTCACAACATGCACCGTACCGCCTCGACTTCACCAATATTTCGCGGGTCAACGGTGCGACCGATGCGCTGATTGCCAACGGCGTATACGGCACCGAATTCGAGAAGCAACTGCGTCACCGTGCGGCCTTTGAAATGAGCCTCAAGGACGTGCTGGAAGTGCTGCCAAATCCCGAAAACCGCATTAGCCTCAGCGATCAAAAAGACAAGCTGGGGCTGCCAAAACCCAAGGTCAACTACGCCATCGACGAGTACACCCGCAAGGGTGCAGTGCAGTCGCACAAGGACTTCGCCCGGATTGCCGAGCTGATGGGCGGCACCAACCTGCGCTACAGCGCCGAAGGCAGCTTCGCCAACAACCAGCACATCACCGGCACCATGAGCATGGGTACAGACCCGAAAACCTCGGTGTGCGACAGCTATGGCCGCACCCATGACCACGACAACCTGTTTATTTGCAGCACCGGTGTAATGCCCACCTCTGCCACCATGAACTCGACCCTGACCGCCGCCGCACTGACGTTGCGCACCGCCCAACACATCCTGCCGGACCGGATCATCGCCACACAACAAGGGCGGGGCTGA
- a CDS encoding cytochrome c has translation MNRTLTSFAALMLVALNANAGDDAQIQRGKYLSTAGDCVACHSVPGGRPFAGGLALPTPIGEIIATNITPSKTAGIGNYSLEQFSDAVRKGIRADGQHLYPAMPYTSYAKVSDEDIQAMYAYFINAVEPVDTSTQATALPFPFNIRLSMAGWNLLFLDSKPFVADAGRDAQWNRGAYLVQGLTHCGTCHTPRNLLMAEMPSRELAGGDVGPWHAPNITSDRNSGIGGWDNAELVAYLKTGEAQGKAQAAGPMAEAVDHSLQHLSDSDLQAIAVYLKSVPAWQEAADSKPVYALGQKTDELDSIRGVALPEDGDKMTGAQLYDAYCSTCHQAQGQGSFDGGLPSLLHNTAVGRSHPNNLVMAILDGVKRGADGQDIRMQGFANTLSDQQVATLATYLTGHYGNPQVNVSSAQVKELRAGGPTSHLAALAQGAIGAGVVVLILLGLWWVRRKRQP, from the coding sequence ATGAATCGGACCCTCACTTCATTCGCGGCCCTGATGCTGGTAGCCCTCAACGCCAACGCCGGCGACGACGCACAGATCCAGCGTGGCAAATACCTGTCCACCGCAGGTGACTGCGTGGCCTGCCACAGCGTGCCCGGCGGCAGGCCGTTTGCAGGCGGCCTGGCATTACCCACCCCGATTGGCGAAATCATCGCCACCAATATCACCCCGTCAAAAACCGCCGGTATCGGCAACTACAGCCTGGAGCAATTCAGCGACGCAGTGCGCAAAGGCATTCGCGCCGATGGCCAGCACCTGTACCCGGCCATGCCTTACACCTCGTACGCCAAAGTCAGCGATGAAGACATCCAGGCCATGTATGCCTACTTCATCAATGCCGTAGAACCGGTAGACACGAGCACCCAAGCCACCGCCCTGCCGTTCCCGTTCAATATCCGCCTGTCCATGGCGGGCTGGAACCTGCTGTTCCTGGACAGCAAGCCCTTCGTCGCCGACGCTGGCCGCGATGCCCAATGGAACCGGGGTGCCTACCTGGTACAAGGCCTGACCCACTGCGGCACCTGCCATACACCGCGCAACCTGCTGATGGCCGAAATGCCGTCCAGGGAACTGGCGGGGGGCGATGTTGGCCCCTGGCATGCGCCCAATATCACCTCGGATCGCAACAGCGGTATTGGTGGCTGGGACAATGCAGAGCTGGTCGCCTACCTCAAGACCGGCGAAGCCCAAGGCAAGGCCCAGGCTGCCGGGCCCATGGCCGAAGCGGTGGATCACAGCCTGCAGCACCTCAGCGACAGCGACCTGCAAGCGATTGCCGTCTACCTCAAGAGCGTGCCTGCCTGGCAAGAAGCGGCCGACAGCAAACCGGTGTATGCCCTGGGGCAAAAAACCGATGAGCTGGACAGTATTCGCGGCGTGGCCTTGCCGGAAGATGGCGACAAAATGACCGGAGCCCAGCTGTACGATGCCTATTGCAGCACCTGCCATCAGGCGCAAGGCCAGGGCAGCTTCGACGGTGGCCTGCCATCGTTGCTGCACAACACTGCGGTCGGGCGCAGTCATCCCAACAACCTGGTGATGGCAATACTGGACGGTGTCAAACGCGGCGCTGACGGCCAGGACATCAGGATGCAAGGCTTTGCCAACACCCTGAGCGATCAGCAAGTGGCGACACTGGCCACCTACCTGACCGGGCATTACGGCAACCCGCAAGTCAACGTCAGCTCAGCTCAGGTCAAGGAACTGCGCGCAGGCGGCCCGACATCACACCTGGCCGCTCTGGCCCAGGGCGCGATTGGCGCAGGGGTGGTGGTGCTGATCTTGCTGGGGTTGTGGTGGGTGAGGCGTAAACGTCAGCCCTGA
- a CDS encoding polysaccharide biosynthesis tyrosine autokinase: MQQAPVTKPHEQDDDNDEIDLMGLLGTLLDHKWLIAGVTGAFMVAGVAYALLATPVYQANALIQVEPKKSDPLGFSDIGGMLGKESPSATEIELIKSRKTIGTAVDNLQLDIEIEPNYFPLIGEFLARRFKPEPGTDLASPVLGFNSYAWGGEQLKIAELELPAELLGQELTLINGEAGNFVLKDEDNNILAEAMVGELYNKEGIKLLVERLRANPGTEFSVTREPRLTAILNYQKVLDVAERGKESGMISLALESTDPSKAIQTLNEIARLYVQQNIERTSAEAEQSLGFLKDQLPQVRQDLEKAENALNAFQIRSKSIDISLEAKAILDQIVALDTSISTLKLQQAEMDRKFTPQHPAYRALMGQLAELTSKQKRLAKQVEGLPTTQQEVLSLTRDLKVSTEIYTQLLNKSQELDVMRAGTVGNVRLIDVADVDTRSPVKPNKPLIVLIATLLGGLIAVGYVLFRKALNRGVENPEDIEKLGLPVYASIPFSSLQKVEDGKSSSGRGRRATPLLASSHPTDLAIEGLRSLRTSLHFAMLEADNNRLMISGPSPKVGKSFVSANLAAVIAQSGQRVLLVDVDMRKGYIHKMFDIPVENGLSDLLTKRCDLNAATHKTEVENLFVIGRGQIPPNPSELLMHKNFSEFLEQVSAQYDLVILDTPPFLAVTDAAIVGRQSGTNLIVTRFELNPAREVELTMRRFAQNGIDLKGAIFNGVERRASAKYGYGAYGYYNYEYKSDKV, encoded by the coding sequence ATGCAGCAAGCACCCGTGACAAAGCCCCATGAACAAGATGACGACAACGACGAAATTGACCTTATGGGGCTGTTGGGCACGCTGCTCGACCACAAATGGTTGATTGCCGGGGTTACGGGCGCCTTTATGGTTGCAGGCGTTGCTTACGCGCTGCTGGCTACACCGGTGTACCAGGCGAATGCGCTGATTCAGGTTGAACCCAAGAAAAGTGACCCGCTGGGTTTCTCTGATATCGGAGGAATGTTGGGCAAAGAATCGCCATCGGCAACAGAAATTGAACTGATCAAGTCGCGTAAAACTATCGGCACTGCGGTCGATAATTTGCAGTTGGATATCGAAATTGAACCCAACTATTTCCCACTGATCGGCGAATTTTTAGCCCGTCGTTTTAAACCAGAACCAGGCACCGACTTGGCCTCTCCAGTGCTGGGCTTTAACAGTTATGCCTGGGGCGGGGAACAACTAAAAATCGCCGAACTTGAATTGCCTGCTGAGTTATTAGGCCAGGAACTGACCCTGATTAACGGAGAAGCGGGCAATTTTGTCTTGAAAGACGAAGACAACAATATTCTGGCTGAAGCCATGGTCGGAGAACTGTACAACAAAGAGGGTATCAAGTTACTCGTTGAGCGTTTGCGCGCAAACCCTGGAACGGAGTTCAGTGTCACGCGCGAGCCTCGCCTCACAGCTATTTTGAATTATCAGAAAGTGCTGGATGTAGCGGAGCGCGGTAAAGAATCCGGCATGATCAGCCTTGCGCTAGAGAGCACAGACCCCTCGAAAGCAATCCAGACGCTCAATGAAATTGCCCGTCTGTATGTACAGCAAAATATTGAGCGTACTTCCGCTGAAGCAGAGCAGAGCCTAGGCTTCCTGAAAGACCAACTGCCGCAAGTACGTCAGGATCTGGAAAAAGCTGAAAATGCATTGAATGCATTTCAAATTCGCAGCAAGTCGATTGATATCAGCCTTGAAGCCAAGGCCATTCTCGACCAGATAGTGGCACTGGACACCAGTATCTCCACCTTGAAACTGCAACAAGCCGAGATGGACCGTAAATTCACCCCTCAGCACCCGGCCTATCGTGCACTGATGGGGCAACTGGCGGAACTAACCAGCAAACAAAAACGGCTCGCCAAACAGGTTGAGGGGCTGCCAACCACCCAACAGGAAGTGTTAAGCCTGACCCGCGACCTTAAAGTCAGCACCGAAATTTATACCCAGTTACTGAACAAATCCCAGGAACTGGACGTGATGCGTGCCGGCACCGTCGGCAATGTGCGCCTGATCGATGTCGCCGATGTAGATACGCGTAGCCCGGTCAAGCCAAATAAACCCTTGATCGTGCTGATTGCCACCTTGCTCGGCGGCTTGATAGCCGTTGGTTATGTATTGTTTCGCAAGGCCCTGAATCGCGGCGTGGAAAACCCGGAAGATATCGAAAAGCTTGGCCTGCCGGTGTATGCCTCCATTCCATTCAGCTCCCTGCAAAAAGTAGAAGACGGCAAAAGCTCATCCGGCCGTGGCCGCCGTGCGACCCCCCTGCTTGCCAGCAGCCACCCGACAGACCTGGCGATTGAAGGCCTGCGCAGCCTGCGCACCAGCTTGCACTTTGCCATGCTGGAAGCCGACAACAACCGCCTGATGATTTCCGGCCCAAGCCCCAAAGTGGGCAAGTCCTTTGTGTCGGCCAACCTGGCCGCAGTTATCGCCCAATCCGGCCAGCGTGTGTTGTTGGTGGACGTGGACATGCGCAAAGGCTATATCCACAAAATGTTCGACATCCCGGTTGAAAACGGCTTGTCCGACCTGCTGACCAAGCGCTGCGACCTGAACGCAGCCACCCATAAAACAGAGGTCGAAAACCTGTTTGTGATTGGCCGCGGGCAAATTCCGCCCAACCCGTCTGAACTGTTGATGCATAAAAACTTCAGCGAGTTCCTCGAGCAGGTCAGCGCCCAGTACGACTTGGTCATCCTTGACACCCCGCCATTCCTGGCGGTTACCGATGCCGCCATTGTCGGCCGCCAGTCGGGCACCAACCTCATTGTGACCCGCTTCGAACTCAACCCGGCCCGTGAAGTTGAACTGACCATGCGCCGCTTTGCGCAGAATGGTATCGACCTTAAAGGCGCCATTTTCAACGGGGTAGAACGCCGCGCTTCGGCCAAGTATGGCTATGGCGCTTATGGGTATTACAACTACGAATACAAGTCCGACAAAGTTTAA
- a CDS encoding sugar dehydrogenase complex small subunit, which produces MNSLIENNSPCALIPSRRTLLKGMLTAYTASLIPFALAETVDTPEQGAFVALSAIIAGRQSLDPVLANMLFKALVEQDPGFAQSSKDLLALINERQLEPMHLQKTLDDEKSALAGVPRKIATAWFMGVVGSGAQARCLAYEHALNAQIVADVLKPPTYAYGVYGSWARNPTTEVSNHV; this is translated from the coding sequence ATGAACAGCCTGATTGAAAATAACAGCCCTTGTGCGCTAATACCGTCCAGGCGGACGCTGCTTAAAGGCATGCTCACTGCCTACACCGCCTCCCTGATCCCTTTCGCGCTGGCCGAAACGGTCGACACCCCCGAACAAGGCGCCTTTGTCGCCTTATCGGCGATCATCGCCGGTCGCCAAAGCCTCGACCCGGTGCTGGCAAACATGCTGTTCAAGGCACTGGTTGAGCAGGACCCGGGCTTTGCCCAGTCGTCCAAAGACCTGCTGGCCCTGATCAATGAGCGCCAGCTGGAACCGATGCACCTGCAAAAAACCCTCGATGACGAAAAATCTGCGCTGGCCGGTGTGCCGCGCAAGATTGCCACCGCCTGGTTCATGGGCGTGGTAGGCAGCGGTGCACAGGCGCGATGCCTGGCTTACGAGCATGCACTGAATGCGCAAATAGTTGCCGATGTGCTCAAGCCGCCGACCTATGCCTATGGCGTGTACGGCAGCTGGGCACGCAACCCGACCACCGAGGTGAGCAATCATGTCTGA
- a CDS encoding OsmC domain/YcaO domain-containing protein, which translates to MEIKVNFLDNLRLEAKFDDFTVVADQPIRYKGDGSAPGPFDYFLASSALCAAYFVKLYCDTRNIPTDNIRLSQNNIVDPENRYNQIFKIQVELPADISAKDRQGILRSIDRCTVKKVVQTGPEFVIEEVENLDADAQALLMPVSGSGEGTFIAGKDLPLEQTIANMSAILAGLGMKIEIASWRNIVPNVWSLHIRDAQSPMCFTNGKGSTKEGALASALGEFIERLNCNFFYNDQFWGEEIANADFVHYPEERWFKPGRKDELPVEILDPYCLKVYNRDGELRGSHLIDTNSGNEERGICSLPFVRQSDGEVVYFPSNLIENLFLSNGMSAGNTLAEAQVQCLSEIFERAVKREIIEGEFALPDVPPAVLAKYPGILAGIQALEEQGFPVLVKDASLGGEFPVMCVTLMNPRTGGVFASFGAHPSLEVALERSLTELLQGRSFEGLNDLPQPTFEGHAVTEPNNFVEHFIDSSGVVSWRFFSSQSDYEFVEWDFSGQGEDSNAQEAETLFGILEGMGKQVYMAVYEHIGAKACRILVPDYSEIYPADDLIWDNTNKALFFRADILNLHALDDEGLQALVERLVESELDDYTDITTLIGIEFDENTPWGKLTILELKLLIHLALQQFEEAKEAVEMFLQYNDNTVERGLFYQAVNVVLEMKLDEDLELEDYEANFRRMFGSERTDAAIGSVDASVRFYGLTPTSMKLEGLDRHLRLIESYKKLHSARAKTVA; encoded by the coding sequence ATGGAAATCAAGGTCAATTTTCTCGACAACCTTCGACTTGAAGCCAAGTTTGATGACTTCACCGTGGTTGCCGATCAGCCGATCCGCTATAAGGGCGATGGCTCGGCACCTGGTCCGTTCGATTACTTTCTGGCTTCGTCGGCGTTGTGTGCGGCTTACTTTGTAAAGCTGTACTGCGATACCCGTAATATCCCCACCGATAATATCCGGCTGTCGCAGAACAATATTGTTGACCCGGAAAACCGCTATAACCAGATTTTCAAGATTCAGGTCGAGCTGCCGGCTGATATCAGCGCCAAGGACCGTCAGGGCATTTTGCGCTCCATTGACCGGTGTACGGTCAAGAAGGTGGTGCAAACCGGGCCTGAGTTTGTGATTGAAGAGGTGGAGAACCTGGACGCCGATGCGCAGGCCTTGCTGATGCCTGTTTCCGGTTCCGGTGAGGGCACCTTCATTGCCGGCAAGGATCTGCCGCTGGAACAAACCATCGCCAATATGTCGGCCATTCTGGCGGGCCTGGGCATGAAGATCGAAATCGCTTCGTGGCGCAATATCGTGCCCAATGTGTGGTCGCTGCATATCCGCGATGCGCAGTCGCCGATGTGTTTCACCAATGGCAAGGGCTCCACCAAGGAGGGCGCACTGGCGTCGGCCCTGGGGGAGTTTATCGAGCGTCTGAACTGCAACTTCTTCTATAACGATCAGTTCTGGGGCGAAGAGATCGCCAACGCGGACTTCGTGCATTACCCCGAGGAGCGCTGGTTCAAGCCGGGGCGCAAGGATGAGCTGCCGGTCGAGATTCTCGATCCGTACTGCCTGAAGGTTTACAACCGTGATGGCGAGCTGCGTGGCTCGCATCTGATTGACACCAACTCCGGGAATGAAGAGCGCGGTATCTGTTCGTTGCCGTTTGTGCGCCAATCGGACGGTGAGGTGGTGTATTTCCCGTCCAACCTGATCGAAAACCTGTTCCTGAGCAACGGCATGAGCGCCGGCAATACCCTGGCCGAAGCTCAGGTGCAGTGCTTGTCGGAGATTTTCGAGCGTGCGGTGAAGCGTGAAATCATCGAGGGTGAGTTCGCCCTGCCGGATGTGCCGCCAGCCGTGCTGGCCAAGTATCCCGGGATTCTGGCCGGTATCCAGGCGCTTGAAGAGCAGGGGTTCCCGGTGCTGGTCAAGGATGCGTCCCTGGGCGGTGAGTTCCCGGTGATGTGCGTCACCCTGATGAACCCGCGTACGGGGGGTGTTTTCGCTTCGTTCGGCGCTCACCCGAGTCTGGAAGTGGCGCTGGAGCGCAGCCTCACCGAGCTGCTGCAAGGCCGCAGTTTCGAAGGCCTCAATGATTTGCCGCAGCCGACCTTTGAAGGTCACGCGGTGACTGAGCCCAACAACTTCGTTGAGCACTTCATCGATTCCAGCGGTGTGGTGTCGTGGCGCTTCTTCAGCTCCCAGTCGGATTACGAATTTGTCGAGTGGGACTTCTCCGGCCAGGGTGAAGACTCCAATGCCCAGGAAGCCGAGACTCTGTTCGGCATTCTCGAAGGCATGGGCAAGCAGGTGTACATGGCCGTGTACGAGCATATCGGCGCCAAGGCCTGCCGCATTCTGGTACCGGACTATTCGGAGATTTACCCGGCGGATGACCTGATCTGGGACAACACCAACAAAGCGCTGTTTTTCCGTGCCGATATCCTCAACTTGCACGCTCTGGACGATGAGGGCCTGCAGGCACTGGTTGAGCGTCTGGTGGAGAGCGAACTGGATGACTACACCGATATCACCACATTGATCGGTATCGAGTTTGACGAGAACACGCCTTGGGGCAAGTTGACGATTCTGGAGTTGAAGCTGCTGATCCATCTCGCCCTTCAGCAATTTGAAGAGGCTAAAGAAGCGGTCGAAATGTTCCTGCAGTACAACGACAACACCGTCGAACGTGGCTTGTTCTACCAGGCTGTGAACGTGGTGCTGGAAATGAAGCTGGACGAGGACCTTGAGCTGGAAGACTACGAGGCCAACTTCCGCCGGATGTTTGGCAGCGAGCGCACCGATGCCGCGATTGGTTCGGTGGACGCCAGCGTACGTTTTTACGGCCTTACACCCACCAGCATGAAGCTGGAAGGCCTCGACAGGCACCTGCGCCTGATCGAAAGCTACAAAAAACTGCACAGCGCGCGGGCCAAAACGGTGGCATGA
- a CDS encoding low molecular weight protein-tyrosine-phosphatase, with protein sequence MFKRIMIVCIGNICRSPTAEHLMRVALTPSDIVVSSAGLSAVKSKPIEATAAAVLEEHGHAVPEHISTQLTAAKINEADLILVMEQHHIGGVLSLAPEARGKVFLLGKWQDNREINDPYRQGKPAFVHAYALIDAAVNAWAQRIKR encoded by the coding sequence TTGTTTAAACGAATCATGATTGTCTGCATTGGCAATATTTGCCGCAGCCCTACCGCCGAACATCTCATGCGGGTCGCCTTGACGCCGTCCGACATCGTCGTGAGCTCCGCAGGCCTCAGCGCCGTAAAAAGCAAGCCCATCGAAGCCACTGCTGCCGCTGTTCTTGAAGAACACGGCCACGCCGTGCCTGAACACATCTCCACCCAACTGACTGCCGCCAAGATAAATGAGGCTGATCTTATATTGGTCATGGAACAACACCATATTGGTGGTGTCCTAAGCCTCGCTCCCGAGGCGAGGGGCAAAGTGTTTCTGCTGGGCAAATGGCAAGACAACCGCGAAATCAACGACCCGTACCGCCAGGGCAAGCCTGCTTTTGTGCACGCGTACGCACTGATTGACGCCGCTGTAAATGCATGGGCCCAGCGTATTAAACGCTGA
- a CDS encoding putative bifunctional diguanylate cyclase/phosphodiesterase: MSNTPATLLIVDDDVHVRELLELLLQDQGYRTLTASSGEQALAMVAQQAPDLILLDAMLPGTDGYQVARQLKANQSTANIPIIMLSALGEQSARLLGLEAGAEDFLSKPVASDELWLRVRNLLRLKAFGDNQAVNTLMLEQQLQKRTIDLERFRTAMGGDERLLKMVNYDPLTGLPNRNLFYTTLQMGLTQAELRGWQLAVVTVGLNDLKNINQTWGHAMGDQVLAEFSHRLSNCLNVSDTLGRMDGDELALILMIRKGQPGPRQMVDRIREVLREPFKLPGHDIPLTACIGIALYPDDGADAHRLIKHANTAMGRSKLAGRDTYRFYTAQMNVEVLARQELETALRDAVRKQAFEVYYQPKIGLVDGQICGVEALLRWHRPGMTTVSPAVFVPVLESLGLISHVGQWVIDRVCNQISIWQQAGLGQVEVAVNVSAQQISEGDLVNDIQRSLKAHQLEPQWLEVELTEGSLLENTPHTVASLLTLRDIGVKISIDDFGTGYSSLAYLSRFPIDKLKIDIAFIREVTNNPQDAAIARTIIELAHSLELEVIAEGVETVEQLEFLTENGCDQVQGYLFCRPLPPLELEALLRDPRCFI; this comes from the coding sequence ATGTCCAATACACCTGCCACACTGTTGATCGTTGACGATGATGTACATGTTCGCGAACTGCTGGAGCTGCTGTTGCAAGACCAGGGTTACCGCACGCTGACGGCCAGCTCCGGTGAACAGGCCCTGGCCATGGTGGCGCAACAGGCGCCGGACTTGATCCTGCTGGACGCCATGTTGCCGGGCACTGACGGTTATCAGGTGGCCCGCCAGCTCAAGGCCAACCAGTCGACGGCCAATATCCCGATCATCATGCTGTCGGCCCTTGGCGAGCAAAGTGCCCGTTTGTTGGGGCTGGAGGCGGGGGCTGAAGACTTTCTCAGCAAGCCGGTGGCCAGTGACGAGCTGTGGTTGCGGGTGCGCAACCTGTTACGGCTCAAGGCCTTTGGCGACAATCAGGCGGTCAACACCCTGATGCTGGAGCAGCAACTGCAAAAGCGCACCATCGACCTGGAGCGGTTCCGCACGGCGATGGGCGGTGATGAGCGCCTGCTGAAAATGGTCAACTACGACCCGCTGACCGGCTTGCCCAATCGCAACCTGTTCTACACCACGTTGCAGATGGGCCTGACCCAGGCGGAGCTGCGGGGCTGGCAGTTGGCCGTGGTCACGGTTGGCCTCAACGATCTTAAAAACATCAACCAGACCTGGGGCCATGCGATGGGGGATCAGGTGTTGGCCGAGTTCAGCCATCGCCTGTCCAATTGCCTGAACGTCAGTGACACCCTGGGGCGGATGGACGGTGACGAACTGGCATTGATCCTGATGATCCGCAAGGGCCAGCCCGGGCCCCGGCAGATGGTGGATCGCATCCGTGAAGTGCTGCGCGAGCCGTTCAAGCTGCCCGGGCATGACATCCCGCTCACGGCGTGTATCGGCATTGCCCTGTACCCGGACGATGGAGCTGACGCACACCGGCTGATCAAGCATGCGAATACGGCCATGGGCCGATCCAAGCTGGCGGGCAGGGATACTTACAGGTTTTATACAGCGCAGATGAATGTCGAGGTTCTGGCGCGCCAGGAACTGGAAACTGCGCTGCGCGATGCGGTGCGCAAGCAGGCATTCGAAGTGTATTACCAACCCAAGATAGGCTTGGTTGACGGTCAGATCTGCGGTGTCGAAGCGCTGTTGCGCTGGCACCGGCCGGGGATGACCACGGTTTCTCCAGCGGTGTTTGTGCCGGTGCTGGAGAGCCTTGGGCTTATCTCCCACGTGGGTCAGTGGGTGATTGACCGGGTGTGCAATCAGATTTCGATTTGGCAGCAAGCGGGTCTGGGGCAGGTGGAAGTTGCGGTGAACGTGTCGGCGCAGCAGATCAGCGAAGGGGATCTGGTCAATGATATCCAGCGCTCGCTCAAGGCCCATCAGCTGGAGCCGCAATGGCTTGAAGTGGAGCTGACCGAAGGGTCGCTGCTGGAAAATACGCCCCACACCGTCGCCAGCTTGCTGACGCTTCGAGATATCGGGGTGAAGATCTCGATTGATGACTTTGGTACCGGGTATTCGAGCCTTGCTTACCTGAGCCGGTTTCCCATCGACAAGCTGAAAATTGATATCGCGTTTATCCGCGAGGTCACCAATAACCCTCAGGATGCGGCCATCGCCCGTACCATCATTGAGCTGGCCCACAGCCTTGAATTGGAGGTTATTGCTGAAGGGGTGGAGACGGTTGAACAGTTGGAATTCTTGACCGAGAACGGTTGTGACCAGGTTCAAGGCTACCTGTTTTGCCGGCCCCTGCCGCCGTTGGAGCTGGAGGCGCTGTTGCGCGACCCTCGCTGTTTTATTTGA